The genomic stretch GAAGTCTGCTTCGACTCACCCCCCACCTGGAGTCGGAGTCATGGAGTCAAAGACGATGCGCAACTCCCTGATGAGGTACTTCTCCTGCGCGTTGCTGGCAGCGTCGTTGCTGACTGGCTGCGGCGGTGGGAAAGACCCTGACCCCAATCCACAACCGAACACCGATGCTGGCCCCGACGGTAACGGGGACGGCGGTACGGATGCCGGCCCGCTTGAAGAAGACGCGGGCGTGATTCCGGATCCGGACCCCGATCCGGGTGAGGTGCCCACGGATATCGATGACCCTGACAACTCGACGAAGGACTCCGACTGTGACGGCCTGACGGACGCGGAGGAGTTCGCGACCATCTATCCCGGCGGCGCGAAGACGAACCCCGGCCTGCGCGACACGGATGGCGACGGCATCCGCGACGGCGTGGAGGTGGGTCGCACCTCGAGCCCCGACCCCAGCTGCAACTTCCCCGGTGACCAGGACACGACCACGCGCACCTCGCCGGTGCTGGCGGACACGGACGGCGACGGCATTCCGGACGGCCTGGAGGACCTCAACCGCAACGGCCGGAGGGACCCGGGCGAGACGGACCCGAACGCCATCGACTCGGATGGTGACGGCCTGTCGGACGGTGCGGAGGACGCCAACCGCAACGGCGTGGTGAGCCCCGGTGAGACGGACCCGCGCAAGCGCGACACGGATGGCGACGGCCTGGATGACGGCCTGGAGTCGCGCACCGGCACCAACCCGCTCGCCCCGGATTCGGACGGCGACACCTGCAGCGACGGTGACGAGGACGTCAACCGCAACGGCATCGTGGACGGCAACGAGACGGACCCGCGCGTGGCGGACTGCGCCGCGTCGATTCCGGACGCCGACTTCGACGGCATCCCGGACTCGGTGGAGATTGCGACGGGCACGGACCCGAACAACGCGGACACGGACGGCGACGGCATCCAAGACGGTGTCGAGGACAAGAACCGCAACGGCCGCGTGGACGCCGGTGAGACGGACCCCCGACTGGCGGACACCGACTGCGACGGTCTCCAGGACGGCCCGGGCCGCAATGGCTTCCGCGGAGAGGACACCAACGGTAACGGCCGCGTGGACCCGGGTGAGACGGACCCGACCAACCCCGACACGGACGGCGACGGCCTGCTGGACGGCCTGGAGCTGGGCGTGACGACGGCGCAGGCGCCGCGTCAGAACTGTGGCTACGTGGGCGACGCGGACCCGACCACCACCACGTCCCCGACGAACCCCGACAGCGACGGTGACGGCATCCAGGACGGCGCGGAGGACGCCAACCAGAACGGTCGCGTGGACGAGGGCGAGCTGAACCCGAATGACCCCGCCGACGGCGCGGCCAACACGCCGGCGGGCCAGGCCTGCCGCACGTCCAACCTGCGCACCGTCACCTTCAAGGAGGAGAACGGCGCGGACCTGCGGCTGGCGCTGCCCTCCACCTTCACGGACGCCAACCTGCGCACCATCCGCGATGGCAACAACGCGGTGGGAATCATCGGCTGGGACGCCACCAAGCAGGTGACGCTGATTGCGTACAAGCGCGGTCGCGTGGGCTCGTCGTCCAACCCCACGAATGACGAGGCGGGCATCCGCTCTGCGTCGTTCAACTCCGCCACGCGTGACTTCCAGCAGACCTTCAACACCTGGGACGGCTACGCCGCGCTGTCGGCGCGTTACGCCATGTCGGGCGGCGCGGACCTGAAGACGTTCACCAACACCCTGACCCGCTCGCTGGTGCCCGGAAGCACGGGAGAGCTGACGGGAACGGCCGGCATCACCGGGCCCTTCACCATGCAGGCGCAGTACGTGCACCGCTCCGACCAGAGCGTGGTGGTGGTGCTGGCCATCACCCCCACGTCCCGCTACAACGAGGCGGGCAGCCTCTTCACGACGGCGGACACGGCGGGTGGCTCGGCGCTGGCGCAGTTCGGTGACGCGGACGCGGTGCAGTGCGAGAAGTTCACCGTGCGGCAGGCGGTGGTGGACTTCATCTTCGTGGTGGACGACAGCGGCTCCATGGCCTCGTCGCAGCAGTCGCTGGCCAACGCGGCCTCGGCCGTGGCGGACAAGCTGGCCAACGCGACGCTGGATTATCGGCTGGCGATGGTGAGCACCACCTATACCTATGGCAGTGGTTCGAACTCGGGGCTGCTGCGTGGCTTCACGCAGAACATCAACCAGTTCCGGGCGTGGCTGACGCAGAACAGCACCTGCGGCGGCAACGGCCAGTGCACCACCGTCACCATCCCCGCGGGGACCCAGCCCACCACCTGTTCGTCCAACTCGCAGTGCTGGGTGGGGCAGAGCGGAAACGGCACGGAGCGTCCGCTGGAGGCCGCTCGCGCCGTCACCAACCTGTTGGCCTCGTCCGGTGGCACGGCGGAGACGCGCTTCCGCGCGGGCGCCAAGGTCGTGGTCGTCATCCTGACGGACACGCGGGACCAGTCCAGCGGCACCATCGATACGTACAGCCAGTACTTCCTGGGCACGGGCAACGAGCCGGGGACGAACCGCAACCCGCTGAACCAGCGCATCGACGTGCACGGCATCCTCTGCCCGCATGAGAACGCCACCAACGACACCAGCACCTGGTGCCAGACCCAGGAAGACCCCCGGAACCCGCGGCACCTGGACATCATCCAGGCCACCGGCGGCGTGTACGGCAGCATCCGGGACTCGAACGCCATCACCACCACCATCAACGCCATCATCGACAGCGTCATCGCGTCGGTGGGTTACCGGACGCAGAAGCCGCCCATCGGCGCCTCGCTGAAGGTGGCCATGGACGCGGTGGCGAACGCGTCGCAGTGCCCCACGCCGGGAGACCTGCCACGCAGCCGCACTCACGGCTTCGACGTGGACGGCATCAGCCGCGCGGTGTCCTTCTACGGCGGGTGCCGCCCGCAGAACGCGGGCACCACCCAGGCGGCGCTGTCCTACCGCTACTGGACGGACCGCACGACGAACCCGAACGGCATCCCCGCGCCGTGCGCGGCGGACCCGTACCACGACCCGAACGACCCGGACTTCTGTGAAGGCAAGCTGACGTGTAACCGCACCA from Myxococcus xanthus encodes the following:
- the cglD gene encoding adventurous gliding motility lipoprotein CglD — its product is MRNSLMRYFSCALLAASLLTGCGGGKDPDPNPQPNTDAGPDGNGDGGTDAGPLEEDAGVIPDPDPDPGEVPTDIDDPDNSTKDSDCDGLTDAEEFATIYPGGAKTNPGLRDTDGDGIRDGVEVGRTSSPDPSCNFPGDQDTTTRTSPVLADTDGDGIPDGLEDLNRNGRRDPGETDPNAIDSDGDGLSDGAEDANRNGVVSPGETDPRKRDTDGDGLDDGLESRTGTNPLAPDSDGDTCSDGDEDVNRNGIVDGNETDPRVADCAASIPDADFDGIPDSVEIATGTDPNNADTDGDGIQDGVEDKNRNGRVDAGETDPRLADTDCDGLQDGPGRNGFRGEDTNGNGRVDPGETDPTNPDTDGDGLLDGLELGVTTAQAPRQNCGYVGDADPTTTTSPTNPDSDGDGIQDGAEDANQNGRVDEGELNPNDPADGAANTPAGQACRTSNLRTVTFKEENGADLRLALPSTFTDANLRTIRDGNNAVGIIGWDATKQVTLIAYKRGRVGSSSNPTNDEAGIRSASFNSATRDFQQTFNTWDGYAALSARYAMSGGADLKTFTNTLTRSLVPGSTGELTGTAGITGPFTMQAQYVHRSDQSVVVVLAITPTSRYNEAGSLFTTADTAGGSALAQFGDADAVQCEKFTVRQAVVDFIFVVDDSGSMASSQQSLANAASAVADKLANATLDYRLAMVSTTYTYGSGSNSGLLRGFTQNINQFRAWLTQNSTCGGNGQCTTVTIPAGTQPTTCSSNSQCWVGQSGNGTERPLEAARAVTNLLASSGGTAETRFRAGAKVVVVILTDTRDQSSGTIDTYSQYFLGTGNEPGTNRNPLNQRIDVHGILCPHENATNDTSTWCQTQEDPRNPRHLDIIQATGGVYGSIRDSNAITTTINAIIDSVIASVGYRTQKPPIGASLKVAMDAVANASQCPTPGDLPRSRTHGFDVDGISRAVSFYGGCRPQNAGTTQAALSYRYWTDRTTNPNGIPAPCAADPYHDPNDPDFCEGKLTCNRTTDQCECPSDCGGGGDPGQVCNTDPAVCAFTCAPDCGGTCGTYETCNTDTCSCSCVQSATCAPGFKFDSNACGCVCDTGALNCGDRYQADPNTCACACKSDCGGCGPNSVCNQSYCACEGIIG